The segment CCCAGTTCAGTGCCACGAATGGCTACCTTGAGGGATGTACCGACCTTTTCAAACGTTACTGCGTCCAACTTAGGGGCTGCCTGAGCGGCCGCCACGAGTGCGACCAAACTCAGGGTTAATCCCCATCGAGATCTAATTAGTCTTTCCAGAACCGCCTCCTATCCGTAGTGTCACTTTCTTGCCCTTGTGCTCGACAACGACGCGATCACCCCGAATAGCTACGATCTTGCCTCCGCCTAGTTCACCGCCTAGTCGGACCATGCGCTGACTGCCCGAGTCGTCCTGAAGGATCGCGAGCGGACTCGTACCCTGGACAACCCCCATCAGGCTGTACGCATATTCATCTGGGACTCGAAGGGGCGTGCTAGGTGCGAGCTTGGGGCCGCCAGCTTTGGCCGTCGGCTGTCCCGTGATCGCGCCGCCTGGAACCACCGGAGGTAGACCCTCTAACCCCAGCGGTGGCAACGGCGCGGCACCCGCCGCCACGTTGCGCGCAATCTCCGCATTTCGTCCAGGTCCCTTCATCGTCGTTGGATTCGTATTCGGTTGTGTCACCGCAAGTGCCGGTTTATTGCCCTCGCGGGTTCGTTCCTTGTCTCGCGCTGGTGCAGGAACCGAAAACGGATCCCGTATGTCCAGCGGGGAAAGTGCTACATCACTCTTCAGTGACGATTCAACTCCCTGAGTAGTCGCGACATTCTGCGCGGTATCCGCATCTGTGGTCCCTAGGGTTCCGGCTTCGTCCGTCCCGACATTGGTTGCGTTGTGGGGATTGATCCCTTCGTCAACCGCTTCGGGTGCGACCGGATTGGCAGCATTGTCCAGCGCGCCGTCCGAGCCGGCGATCGTCTTGGGCTCTTCCGAAGCCTTGACGTGATTGGCCTTGGACGACTTCGTCACCTTTTTCGTCGCCTTGGCGGCGGTCGAGGAACCGCTGCCCATGAACTGGAATGCGCCGATGCCAGCGAGTACCACAACCATGGCGCCGACGATGAGGACTTTCTTCTTGTCTGCAGGATTACTCATTGTTCGTGTCCTCGTTGGTGGAATCGGATCGATCGTTGTCCTTCTCCGGGAAGGCGTACGCCTTCAGGGTCAGCGTCAACTCTAGCTGAGGCGAACCGTCTGGCCCGTACTTCTTCTCCGGACCGTTCAGCTCGTTCAGGCCGACTGTGTAGACCTCAACAATCTTGCTGAACTCTTGGAGTGAATTGATGAAATCGAGAATCGCGGGATAGAAACCCGTTGCATTCACTTCGATTTGCCACTCGTCATAAGGCTTCTTGGCAGGCTGCTTCTTCTTGGCCTTCTTCTTGTCTTCTTCCGAGGCATTGGGGTCAACCTTGACCTTCTTCTCTTCGATGCGCTTCGGCTTGACACCGGTGATGGTCAAGCCCTTGGCGTTTCCAAGAGTTTCAAGCTCGGTGACAAGCGTCGGGATGTACGCGTTCTCTGCGACGTTCGCCTCAAGGTGATCGAGAAACTGCTGCGACTCTTCAACTTCGGTTCTGATCTTGAGCTGCTTCGCCGCGACATCATCCTCGTCTTGAATCTGCTTCTTGATCTCGTCACGCTTGGACGCCGCGCTTCCACGCTCCGACATCAACCAATAGTTTGCGCCGCTGCCAGTGACAACCGCGACGGCTGCGAGAATCGCAAAGACCTTCATTCGTTTGCTTGTGTTCATGCCGATGCCTCCGCCTCCGATTTACGACGATCGCTAAATCCTGCCTTCTTCGTGCTCTTGGATTTCGGATCCTCTTCCAAGGTGCCAGCGACTCGGGCGATGATCTCGAAGCTCAAGACCTGGTGCTCCTGAACGCGGTCCATCTCGGTGTACTTCAGGTCCCACTTGTCCATGGCGCTGCACAACTGCAGTCGCTGCATGAACGAGCCAACACGGCCCTGAGAATTCTGGTCCGTGGTCTCACCCGCCATCGTCTTGCCCTTGATCGAAAACTGGACGCCCTCGTTCGACTTGCTCGACTTACTGCGGATGTCCGTCAACCACAGGCTCTCGGGCGTGCTCGTCGTCATATGCTTCAGGATCTCGGTCCACTTGCGGGTCATTTCCTGAGCGTTCTGCAACGTTTGCAGCCTTGGCTTGAGTTCGGCGAGGTCCTTCTCCATGACCGAAATGTCTTTCAACATCGGCTGGATCTTGGAGAGGTTCTTCTTGAGATCGGCGGTCTCCCCGTCGACCCCTTCCTTCGCGATAATTTGGAACCCCGCGAGGACGGTGAAGAGTGTGGTTGCACCGACGAACCCGACAAAGGCGAATCTCGCTTTGCGTTCGTTCTGCTGCTGCAGCATTCGCTGCTCATGAATCAGATTGATGTACGGCATGGCGTTTCCCTGCGCACCTTAGGCGGCGTGCGAGTAGCTCCTCATGGCAAGTCCCGATGCCACCGACAGGTCGGCACCTTGTCCAAAGAACTGGTCGCCCACGTAGGCGAAGCGTGGATTGTCAAAGACTCCGGCCGCGTAGACCTTGAGGCCAAGGCGGTTGCTCATGTAGTCGGCGATTCCCTGCATCTTTGCGCCACCACCGCTCAGCAGCATCCACGTGACCGGGTTCGAAGATCCGGCTTCTGCTTGCTGCGACTGGAAGTAGTTCAAAGAGCGGCGCATTTCACGCACGAGGTCGTCCAAGTGCGGCTGGATCACGCGCAGAGGCGGGTTCTCCGCTGGCTGATTGTCCTTCAGCAGGCCCAACAGGTCAAGCTGCGTCTTGCCCTCTTCCGCATCTTGGTAGCTGAGCTTGAAGTACTTTTGCAAAGCTTCCGTCAGGGCCAGACCGCCCTGATTGATCGTACGGGTCATGGCGAAACTACCCTTGTCGATCACGCTCACGTTCGTGCTGGTGTGACCAAAGTCCACAAGCGCGACGGTGTCCTTGTTCAGATCGATGTTGTAGTTCGCTTGCACCAGCGCTCGGTATGCAGCGAATGGCTCGATGTCGACCGACTCGACAGGCAAACCCGCAAGCTCGCACGCCTTGATGCGAAAGTCCACCAGGTCGCGCGGAGCGGCGGCGATGATGACGTCCATCTGTCCGTCCTCAGTCTCGCCAGCAATCTCGAACTCGACATAGCTGTCTTCGACGCTGGACGGGATGTAACGGCCTGCCTCGAACTTAATCGATTTGCGGAGCATGGCTTCCGACATCTTCGGAACGCGCACGCTGCGGACCACGACCGATGCGCCTGCGACCGACACGTGGCAACCACTGATCGGCATCTTTGCGTTTCGGACGAGGGTCTGGATCGCTTGCGACAGGGCCTCGGGATCGGTCACGATCGAATCACGCACCGAATCGGGCGGCGTCGGAACGGACAGCACCCGAGTGAGTCGCCAGCCCGAGGTCATCGGTTCCATGGCAACGAGCTTGATCGAGTGGTGACCGATATCAAGACCGACGAGATTCTGTTTCTTGCCAAATTTAAGCGGCATGTTCTGTCCCCTCCTGCCCCGCCTGCTTCTGCAGCCAGGCGTCCACCGACGATTTCAGGAACCGCCAAGTACCTTCTGCCTGGAACGCAGGAAGAGCACCCGATGCAGCCATCTCATCGACGGTCGCCATGTGCAAGCGCAGGTAGCTGGCCACTTCCTTGGTCGTCATGACCGCGCGGTGCGTGGCCAGTGCTCCTCGCAGCAGCGAATGCACTTGTTCCTGGGTGAGGAACAGCTCGAGGCGAACGATGTTCATCCCCGGGGTCGCCTGGGCAGCATTCGTTGCCCGTTCAAAATCGGACTGATCCACGGTCGGATCGGATTCGTAAGCATGGGCCACGGCAACCTCCATGGGGGCCTGATGGGCGATCGGCTCATCGGTTCGGGCAGCAGCAGCGGCTTGCACCGTTGCATTGCGAATGGCGTCCACAAGTCTCATGCGGCAGCTCCCAGGTGTTGAGTGCACACGTCGTGCATCATGTAGGCGTCGATCAAGCTGACTTTCTGGCTGGCACCCACCAAAAGTGCATGATCCGCGAGAGTCGAGATCATGCGCGGGTAGCCCTGGCTCACCTTATGGAGTTGGTAAACCGCATCGGGGGTGAAGACGTTTCGCTCGCCGCTGAAGCCCGCTACGCGTAATCGGTGGAGGATCAGTTCGCCGGTCTCCTGGACATCCAGCGGTTCCAGCGCGCATCGCACTGAGAGTCGCTGTTCGAGCGCAGGAACCTTTGAGAGCTTCTCTCGTAATTCGCGCTGGCCCAGCAGAATGAGCGTGATGAGGAACTGATCGTTGAGCTGGCAGTTGAGGACCATGCGCAATTCCTCGAACGTGCCCGCGCTCTTGATCAAGTGCGCCTCGTCGATCATCAGGACCACCCGCTCGCCGCGGGTGTAGAGCTCAAGCAACCGCTCGTGCAGTTGCTGAATGAGCTTCTGGCGATTCTTGTTGCCTGGCTCGGAATGCAATTGCGTCAAAATCTCGGCCAACATCTGCGTCGGTGACAAGATTGGGTTGACGATCAGGACCAGTCGGTGCTGGCGTGCATCAAGCTCTTCGACGAGCTTTCGGCTGACCGTGGTCTTACCCAGACCAATGTCACCGGCAAGCAGCGCCGCACCCATGTTTCTCTGGATGGCGTACTGCAACATCGTCAGTGCGTCGGCATGCCCACGACTCAGATACAGAAATCGTGGGTCTGGCGTCAATCCAAACGCTGGCTCTTTGAGTCCCCAGTAAGATTCGTACATTGATGGTTTCGCTCCGTTCCTTCTAGCCCAGTGATCATTTCGGAGAGATCAGGTCAAATCCTCACCCTCCACCTCGCGCCTCACTTTTCGATGGGGTGCGCGCACGCACCGCAACTCTGTCGTGCCACTTCGGGAGATGCGGTCGGCAAGACAAAATTACGAGACCCCCTTTCGAGTGCCAAAATCAGCGGTAATTGACAGTAAGGGCGTTCCCCATTCGCGGTCATTTCTATGTTTCGGGTCTTGGAAATCACGCCGTTTCGACGGCTATTGATCGGTCAGGCCGTGTCGCAATTCGGCGACATGCTGTACATGCTCATGTTCCTGTACATGGTGCAGCGGCTCACCGGGAACGCCATGATCGTGGGGTGGATCGGAGCCGTCCAAGCACTGCCGCCGTTGCTGCTCTCGCCTTACGCCGGGGTCCTTGCCGACCGAGTGGATCGGCGAACGGTCCTACTTGGCACTGACCTGTGCAGCGCGGCGCTGATGCTCGGGCTGGCGGCCTACCTGACGTTCGACGCCACGCCGCCGCTCTGGCTGATCTTCGCCTCGGCGACGCTCCTTGCCTCGGTAAACACGTTCTTCTTGCCCGCGAAGTCAGCGGCGATCCCGAGGCTCGTCCCGGCGGACCGGTTGCAGGAGGCGAACTCGCTCTCGGCGACGACCCAGCACTTTATGCCTCTGCTCGGACTGGCGATCTCCGCGGCGGTGCTGGGACAGCTCGAACTACTTGCGCCGAACGCCCTGTTCCCCGTCGCGGCCGCGTGCAACGGCCTCACGTTCTTAGTTTCGGCACGCGCGATCTGGCTACTCCCCCAGCTCGCCCCAGACACTACCGACCGCGAGGAACCGCACTTCGGACGCGACCTGCGAGAAGGTTGGCAGGCATGTCTGAAAGACGCCGTCCTGTGGGTCTCTGCTCTCCAAGCGCTGCTGGTGAACCTGTTTATCGCACCGTTCATGGTGGTCCACCTCGCGGTCAACAAACAGTGGTTCGACGACCGACTGCGTACGGTGTCGATTTTCGAATCGGCATTCATCGGTGCTGCGGTGATCATGGCGCTGATGATGCCGCGTCTCAGGATCGTGCGACCGGGCATGGCGTTCATCGGTTCGATGCTCGCTATCGGCGTACTCGTCGCGTGCATGGCCTTCGCGCCGTGGTTCTATCCGTATCTTGTGCTGAACTTCTTGTGCGGCCTGGCGCTGCCCATCGCCCAGATCCC is part of the Chthonomonas sp. genome and harbors:
- a CDS encoding AAA family ATPase, whose product is MYESYWGLKEPAFGLTPDPRFLYLSRGHADALTMLQYAIQRNMGAALLAGDIGLGKTTVSRKLVEELDARQHRLVLIVNPILSPTQMLAEILTQLHSEPGNKNRQKLIQQLHERLLELYTRGERVVLMIDEAHLIKSAGTFEELRMVLNCQLNDQFLITLILLGQRELREKLSKVPALEQRLSVRCALEPLDVQETGELILHRLRVAGFSGERNVFTPDAVYQLHKVSQGYPRMISTLADHALLVGASQKVSLIDAYMMHDVCTQHLGAAA
- a CDS encoding helix-turn-helix domain-containing protein, whose product is MRLVDAIRNATVQAAAAARTDEPIAHQAPMEVAVAHAYESDPTVDQSDFERATNAAQATPGMNIVRLELFLTQEQVHSLLRGALATHRAVMTTKEVASYLRLHMATVDEMAASGALPAFQAEGTWRFLKSSVDAWLQKQAGQEGTEHAA
- a CDS encoding MFS transporter, whose protein sequence is MFRVLEITPFRRLLIGQAVSQFGDMLYMLMFLYMVQRLTGNAMIVGWIGAVQALPPLLLSPYAGVLADRVDRRTVLLGTDLCSAALMLGLAAYLTFDATPPLWLIFASATLLASVNTFFLPAKSAAIPRLVPADRLQEANSLSATTQHFMPLLGLAISAAVLGQLELLAPNALFPVAAACNGLTFLVSARAIWLLPQLAPDTTDREEPHFGRDLREGWQACLKDAVLWVSALQALLVNLFIAPFMVVHLAVNKQWFDDRLRTVSIFESAFIGAAVIMALMMPRLRIVRPGMAFIGSMLAIGVLVACMAFAPWFYPYLVLNFLCGLALPIAQIPMQMYFQTAVPDALRGRVHSFMTMSAMVAIPLSNTFAGVGVARLGVSTMFLIMGGGMILSAAIGLAHPQYRRSRLPSSAVR
- the pilM gene encoding type IV pilus assembly protein PilM; the encoded protein is MPLKFGKKQNLVGLDIGHHSIKLVAMEPMTSGWRLTRVLSVPTPPDSVRDSIVTDPEALSQAIQTLVRNAKMPISGCHVSVAGASVVVRSVRVPKMSEAMLRKSIKFEAGRYIPSSVEDSYVEFEIAGETEDGQMDVIIAAAPRDLVDFRIKACELAGLPVESVDIEPFAAYRALVQANYNIDLNKDTVALVDFGHTSTNVSVIDKGSFAMTRTINQGGLALTEALQKYFKLSYQDAEEGKTQLDLLGLLKDNQPAENPPLRVIQPHLDDLVREMRRSLNYFQSQQAEAGSSNPVTWMLLSGGGAKMQGIADYMSNRLGLKVYAAGVFDNPRFAYVGDQFFGQGADLSVASGLAMRSYSHAA
- the pilO gene encoding type 4a pilus biogenesis protein PilO produces the protein MNTSKRMKVFAILAAVAVVTGSGANYWLMSERGSAASKRDEIKKQIQDEDDVAAKQLKIRTEVEESQQFLDHLEANVAENAYIPTLVTELETLGNAKGLTITGVKPKRIEEKKVKVDPNASEEDKKKAKKKQPAKKPYDEWQIEVNATGFYPAILDFINSLQEFSKIVEVYTVGLNELNGPEKKYGPDGSPQLELTLTLKAYAFPEKDNDRSDSTNEDTNNE